The Thermotoga neapolitana DSM 4359 sequence TGTGTTTCGTTATCTGCCTTCACTTTGTCAGCGAAAATGGTTGTGGACAAGAGGACAAATATCAAAAAGATAATCATCAGAACCTTTCGCATTTCTGATCACCTGTCATCACCTTATCAAACCTTATATGGTTTTCAAGTTTTGGCTGTTCCAAAATCCTCTCTAGAAGCACATTTTCAGCACCAAATTTTGTCGAGTTCGAAACAATTTGATTTTTTGGGGTATAACTATAAAGAGGTGATTGAAAATGAAAGGTATTGAGAGTCTCAAAGAAATCTTCAAGTATGGTGCATTTTCTCTCCCGGTCGCCAATTATCTTCTCTGTGAGGGAAACATTCCAGGAGATTGTAAGGGAATTCTCGATGTTTTAAAACTCGCGTGGAAAGGGAACTTCAAAGAAGCGATTCGGAGAGCAGACAAAGCTGTGGAGAACAGCAGGTCTGAAACTGCGAAGTACTTCCTTTTAGCGAACAAACTGGCATTTTTAAAATATACAGGTAAAACGGATGTGAACTTATACAGATACCTGAAAAGAAACCTTCCCAAAATGTCAAAATCGATAAGAGATACTGTGATCGTTACTTTAATAAATTTTGAAGCAAGCGGAGTAAAGCCACTGCGGAAGATGAGGGTGTGGAAGAACAACTACAGAAAATCCACACTTTCTTTTTTATATCTCTCCCTGGCAAGAAGGGAAGCAGATTCTGGAGACCTCTCTGAAGCGGTGCACGGTTACATACAGGCTTACAAACTGTCCAGAGAAATTCCCCATCCAACCTGTATGGTTTCCTCTTTGAACGATCTGGCATGGGACATTAAGGAAAAACACCCAAAACTCGCCTACGATCTTTCTAAAGGAGCTGTTTTCTGGCTTGGATACTACAAGGAAGCACCGGGGAACCTCTTTGGAACACTGGATACCCTGTTTGTTTTGGAAAAAAGCATAGGATCACCTTTCATTCACAGTACTGCACATATCATCGTTTCGATTTCTGTGCCAAAGAATTATTTGCCTCTACTCAAAGAAGCAAAGAAATTTGTGCTGGACCATACGCGATCGACTTATCCGAACACAAGTGAGGTGAGAGAGTACATTAAAAATGTCATTCAGAAAAGAAGACCTCTCAGTTCCAAAGGTATCTCAGATATATTGAAGGGAAAAACAAGAACGATTCGTGCAGATACGATAAGAAGACTGTTGACATTCAGTGTCGATCCAAGTGCGCCTTTTCCCATTTGGAACGAGTGGATAAAAATGGAGATTGAAAGAAAATACAAGGAATCATCAGAAAAAATAAAAGGATTCTCCCTCCATCAGAGACAAATCCTTTTTCTTTCCACCTACACGGCTCTTCTTGATAGGGAATTTCTTTCAAGGAAAGAAAGGCTCAAAAAGACATACACACTCCTTGAAGATATTGAGTCATTCGCTGATTTCATGGCAAAAGATTATCAGACCATGGAATTTGTTGTTTCAATGGTGAAGGCTCATCCTTTCGTTGAAGGAAGAAAAGAAGCAGTGAAGAGAGCCCTTGCAAGGATGAAAAGAAAGAGACTGGAAAGATTTGTTCTGAGATACATCGAGATGAAAGAGTCAGACAGAAAGCTCCTTGATAGATTTCTGAGGAACTACGGAAGGTACGATGGTGTGAGGTTTGGCATCAGGTTAAAAGGTCCAGAAGTAGTGAGAGAATTTGCAAAAAAGTACTCTCTCAAGGTTCAGCCCCTGTTTGCTGCCTTCTGGTGTGAAGAGGATGGAAGAGTGAGAAGAAGACTGGAAAGAGTCTTGAAGCATATGGTCCTGAATTGAACCCGGAGTTCCAGCCTTAGAATCTCTTTCTCCTGCTATAATTTAATCGAAATTGCCATATCATTTGTCATGATGGAAAAATGAGGGGTGAAAAACGTGCGCAAAATTTTCACAGCTATCATTGAATACGATCCTGAAACAAAGCAATATGTTGGAATGGTTCCAGATGTTCCAGGTGTGCATACTGTAGGTAGTTCCTTAGAAGAAGTGAGAAGGAATTTAAAAGAGGTGCTTGAGCTCGTATTGGAGGAAGCAGGAGATGAAATAAATCACCAGGAATTCGTGGCTCTTGAGATGATAGAGGTGGAAACTTGAGTCGTCTTCCAATAGTTGATCCAAAAACTATGGAGAAGGTTTTACTGAAACTTGGATTTCAACGTGTTCGCCAAAAAGGAAGTCATGTGTTCTACAGGCACAGCAATGGAAAGTATACGACCATCCCATTTCATGCAAGAGACTTGCCCAAGTCACTTAATAAGAAAAATCATCCGTGAAGCGGGTATATCAGTGGAAGAATTCAAGAAAATACTCGAAAATCTATATCAGTACTTTCCCCACACAAACATTTCTACTGTTCTTATACCTCCAATTGACTCCTTACAATCTCCCTGTAAAGGGGAGATTTTTCCATGAGTTCTTCGTGTGTTCCTTCGGCTTCCACTCTTCCATTATTCAGTACGATGATCTTCTTTGCTTTTCTTATTGTGGAAAGCCTATGGGAGATTATGATCACGGTGTTGATTTCCTTCAGAATTTTTTCAAAGATTTTCTCCTCTGTCTCGCTGTCCACACCAGAGGTGGCTTCGTCCAGGATGAGAACCTGTGGTTTCCTGATCAAAGCCCTTGCAAGGACGATCCTCTGCCTTTGACCGTCCGAGAGTTTTGTTCCTCTTTCACCAACAACGGTGTGTATCCCGTTTTCCAGTTTCTCGACGAAATCGCACTCACACATCCTGAGAATACGTTCCAGCTCATCCTCCGGGAAGTCCTCAAAAAGCGTGATGTTGTTTTTGATGGTAGTATCGAACAAGATGTCGTTCGATCGAACAAGGATGATTTTCTTTCTGAGTGAAGAAAGTGAATACTGCTCGATAGGGATGTCGTTGATGAGGATCTGACCTTTTGTGGGTGTGAGAAAGCGGTTGAAGAGTGACACAAGTGTGCTCTTTCCCTCCCCAGAACTCGCCACTATGGCCACCCTGTCGCCTGCGTCTATCTTTATGTTTAAATCAGTGAGTATCTCCCCGCCATCTGGATATCCAAAGGAAACATTTTGCAAACTCATCTGTTTGAAGTCTCCGAGCTCTTTTCCACCACCTTTCTCAGCGCTGAGTTCCATAACCTCTGAAATTCGTTCTTTATACGTCCTTGATCTCATAATGTCTAGAACAGAACTGTAAACGTTGCTTATTGATGAATAAAAACCGCTGATGAAGTAGAAAAACGATATCGCACTTCCGATTGTTATTTCCTTTTTCGCGATGAGAAAAGACGATAGAGCAACAACGAGTATCGGGAGCAATCCGTTTAAAAAC is a genomic window containing:
- a CDS encoding type II toxin-antitoxin system HicB family antitoxin, with the translated sequence MRKIFTAIIEYDPETKQYVGMVPDVPGVHTVGSSLEEVRRNLKEVLELVLEEAGDEINHQEFVALEMIEVET
- a CDS encoding type II toxin-antitoxin system HicA family toxin, producing MEKVLLKLGFQRVRQKGSHVFYRHSNGKYTTIPFHARDLPKSLNKKNHP
- a CDS encoding ABC transporter ATP-binding protein; the encoded protein is MKTGKFRLLRKNHIALAVLTTASLVASGFFYSRRVTLLQSAVDRAIHSKELSSFLGDILLFLVFLLLTIIFDFLASFMSAVNNVGMFKNLVRSQIRLMLDADMLELKKQNTGEIITRMFDDGWYIISLYSSTIPDLVATSFKVGLLVFVFYQLSPRILLIALLLSPLYSFPLSSPRRRIMEHQEKERSSFEKCVKFINETLSGAAVIKAFESKRFFYKEFGKLTNLWLNTSNTLFNVVAKTESLYPFLNGLLPILVVALSSFLIAKKEITIGSAISFFYFISGFYSSISNVYSSVLDIMRSRTYKERISEVMELSAEKGGGKELGDFKQMSLQNVSFGYPDGGEILTDLNIKIDAGDRVAIVASSGEGKSTLVSLFNRFLTPTKGQILINDIPIEQYSLSSLRKKIILVRSNDILFDTTIKNNITLFEDFPEDELERILRMCECDFVEKLENGIHTVVGERGTKLSDGQRQRIVLARALIRKPQVLILDEATSGVDSETEEKIFEKILKEINTVIIISHRLSTIRKAKKIIVLNNGRVEAEGTHEELMEKSPLYREIVRSQLEV